In Rattus norvegicus strain BN/NHsdMcwi chromosome 1, GRCr8, whole genome shotgun sequence, a genomic segment contains:
- the LOC134484998 gene encoding uncharacterized protein LOC134484998, with the protein MLILGHHDIISNCKKQTNKTPHNVLGWVCSFVLGHIIAILGCVLPGGVEIGHFWQCRLRWLVLSVQSAAGVLQWQCGQSGTGLTSVWREWQIVIWIIRSLFTLDHGVFPTGSRPGGVSQIQVLQCTGPECPPHCGPGMLEAGKQGNLGCLGGTGLHGYGIARNLKSTRWPEYFSVRGEMGVRFLRRAWAWDHKVGQVGLGVGAHPLIGGRFSVGACPSGGSGPLGVWSRSVGACLSGPKQLGADLFGRPKHRGQVSLVPGTEPSVPGAWGLPGLRRWGCSVGGVSAGTGARDFLGWDMGACPRRPVGVA; encoded by the coding sequence ATGCTCATCCTAGGGCATCATGACATTATTTCAAAttgcaaaaagcaaacaaacaaaacccctcatAATGTTTTAGGTTGGGTTTGTAGTTTTGTGTTGGGCCACATCATAGCTATCCTTGGCTGTGTGCTGCCCGGGGGTGTGGAAATTGGACACTTCTGGCAATGCAGACTTAGATGGTTAGTGCTCTCTGTCCAATCCGCAGCCGGGGTCCTACAGTGGCAATGTGGCCAAAGTGGCACGGGCCTCACTTCAGTCTGGAGGGAATGGCAGATAGTAATCTGGATCATCAGATCTTTATTTACATTGGACCATGGTGTTTTTCCCACGGGGTCCCGGCCTGGAGGAGTTTCACAGATCCAAGTGCTCCAGTGCACAGGGCCCGAGTGTCCCCCTCATTGTGGACCAGGTATGTTGGAGGCTGGAAAGCAAGGGAACCTCGGGTGCCTGGGGGGTACGGGGCTGCATGGATATGGTATAGCAAGGAATTTGAAGTCTACTAGGTGGCCTGAGTATTTCAGTGTGAGGGGCGAGATGGGTGTGAGGTTCCTCAGGAGGGCCTGGGCGTGGGATCATAAAGTGGGTCAGGTGGGCCTGGGCGTAGGGGCACATCCCCTTATTGGGGGGCGTTTCAGCGTGGGAGCGTGTCCGTCAGGTGGGTCAGGACCTTTGGGTGTCTGGAGCCGGAGCGTCGGGGCGTGTCTGTCAGGTCCCAAGCAGTTGGGGGCTGATCTCTTTGGAAGGCCTAAGCATCGGGGTCAAGTAAGTTTGGTGCCAGGAACCGAGCCGTCGGTACCCGGAGCGTGGGGGCTTCCTGGGCTAAGGCGCTGGGGGTGCAGCGTGGGGGGCGTGTCCGCCGGAACTGGAGCCCGGGACTTTCTGGGCTGGGACATGGGGGCGTGTCCGCGCAGGCCTGTGGGGGTGGCTTAA
- the Rnaset2 gene encoding ribonuclease T2 precursor — MAEARGALPGWVSVLGWGLALCCLCGAGPLWSGSHEWKKLILTQHWPPTVCKEVNRCRDSLDYWTIHGLWPDRAEDCNHSWHFNLNEIKDLLRDMKIYWPDVIHPSSNRSQFWKHEWDKHGTCAAQVDALNSERKYFGKSLDLYKQIDLNSVLQKFEIKPSINYYQLADFKDALTRIYGVVPKIQCLMPEQGENVQTIGQIELCFTKEDFHLRNCTEPEEQPSSGQEARLAREASTHGMMVCEDGPIFYPPPKSQH, encoded by the exons ATGGCGGAGGCTCGCGGCGCGCTCCCGGGCTGGGTCTCGGTGCTGGGCTGGGGCCTGGCGCTGTGCTGTCTGTGCGGGGCGGGCCCGCTGTGGAG TGGCAGCCATGAGTGGAAAAAACTAATTTTGACCCAGCACTGGCCCCCCACAGTATGCAAG GAAGTTAACAGATGTCGGGACTCTCTGGATTACTGGACAATACATGGACTATG GCCTGACAGAGCAGAAGATTGTAACCACTCCTGGCACTTTAACCTAAATGAGATTAAG GACCTTTTGCGAGACATGAAGATCTACTGGCCTGATGTGATTCACCCGTCTTCTAATCGCAGCCAATTCTG GAAACATGAATGGGATAAACACGGcacctgtgctgcccaggtgGATGCCCTCAATTCCGAGAGGAAGTACTTTGGGAAGAGCCTGGATCTATACAAGCAGATTGACCTCAACAG tgtACTACAAAAATTTGAGATCAAGCCATCTATCAACTACTACCAG CTTGCAGATTTCAAAGATGCACTTACAAGAATCTATGGTGTGGTGCCTAAAATCCAGTGCCTTATGCCAGAACAG GGAGAGAATGTACAGACCATTGGGCAGATAGAGCTGTGCTTCACCAAGGAGGACTTCCATTTGCGGAACTGTACTGAGCCAGAGGAGCAGCCATCCTCCGGGCAGGAAGCCCGGCTGGCCAGGGAGGCTTCGACGCATGGGATGATGGTCTGCGAAGACGGCCCGATCTTCTATCCTCCACCCAAGTCCCAACACTGA